The Streptomyces sp. NBC_00162 genome window below encodes:
- a CDS encoding Ppx/GppA phosphatase family protein, protein MRLGVLDVGSNTVHLLVVDAHPGARPQPAHSHKVEMRLAELLDEGGAVTPEGVERLVSVIVDAVQAAEDKGCEDVLPFATSAVREATNADEVLARIKAETGVDLPVLSGEDEARLTFLAARRWFGWSAGKLLVLDIGGGSLEIAYGIDEDPDAAVSLPLGAGRLTAGWLPGDPPDALDIRSLRRHVRTEIARTVGEFSRFGTPDHVVATSKTFKQLARIAGAARSADGLYVQRDLSRKSLEEWVPRLAAMTTAQRSALPGVSEGRANQLLAGALVAEGAMDLFGVDELEICPWALREGVILRRLDHLPTGNG, encoded by the coding sequence ATGAGACTCGGTGTCCTTGATGTGGGTTCGAATACGGTCCATCTGCTGGTGGTGGACGCGCACCCCGGTGCGCGCCCGCAGCCGGCGCACTCGCACAAGGTGGAAATGCGGCTGGCGGAGCTCCTCGACGAGGGCGGCGCGGTCACACCCGAGGGCGTCGAGCGTCTCGTCTCGGTGATCGTCGACGCCGTGCAGGCCGCCGAGGACAAGGGGTGCGAGGACGTCCTGCCGTTCGCGACCAGCGCCGTGCGCGAGGCCACGAACGCGGACGAGGTGCTGGCGCGGATCAAGGCCGAGACCGGTGTCGACCTGCCCGTCCTGAGCGGTGAGGACGAGGCGCGGCTGACCTTCCTGGCCGCGCGCCGCTGGTTCGGCTGGTCGGCCGGGAAGCTGCTGGTCCTCGACATCGGCGGCGGCTCGCTGGAGATCGCGTACGGCATCGACGAGGACCCGGACGCGGCGGTCTCCCTCCCGCTGGGCGCGGGCCGCCTGACGGCGGGCTGGCTGCCGGGCGACCCGCCGGACGCGCTGGACATCCGGTCCCTGCGCAGGCACGTGCGGACGGAGATCGCGCGGACGGTGGGGGAGTTCAGCCGCTTCGGTACCCCGGACCACGTGGTGGCGACGTCGAAGACCTTCAAGCAGCTGGCCCGCATCGCGGGCGCGGCCCGCTCGGCGGACGGCCTCTACGTGCAGCGGGACCTGAGCCGGAAGTCGCTGGAGGAGTGGGTCCCGCGGCTGGCCGCGATGACCACGGCCCAGCGGTCGGCCCTCCCGGGCGTCTCGGAGGGCCGGGCGAACCAGCTCCTGGCGGGTGCGCTGGTCGCGGAGGGCGCGATGGACCTCTTCGGCGTCGACGAACTCGAGATCTGCCCGTGGGCCCTGCGCGAGGGCGTCATCCTGCGCAGGCTGGACCACCTCCCGACGGGCAACGGCTGA
- a CDS encoding sugar phosphate isomerase/epimerase family protein, whose product MAEPVRVPTAKVALSTASVYPESTATAFEIAARLGYDGVEVMVWTDPVSQDVDALRRLSDHHQVPILAIHAPCLLITQRVWSTDPWTKLQRAQAAAERLGASTVVVHPPFRWQRQYARDFVTGIWRMADETDVRFAVENMYPWRYRDREMLAYAPEWDVTKDDYRHFTVDLSHTATARADATAMIDRMGDRLAHVHLADGNGSAKDEHLVPGRGTQPCAELLERLAHSSFDGHVVIEVNTRRAMSSAEREADLAEALAFTRLHLATSSATRDEVRRP is encoded by the coding sequence GTGGCAGAACCAGTCCGCGTCCCGACCGCGAAAGTCGCCCTGTCCACCGCCTCCGTCTATCCGGAGTCCACGGCGACCGCCTTCGAGATCGCCGCGCGCCTCGGCTACGACGGCGTCGAGGTCATGGTCTGGACGGACCCGGTCAGCCAGGACGTCGACGCCCTGCGCCGGCTGTCCGACCACCACCAGGTGCCGATCCTCGCCATCCACGCGCCGTGCCTGCTGATCACCCAGCGGGTGTGGTCCACCGACCCCTGGACCAAGCTCCAGCGTGCCCAGGCGGCGGCCGAGCGGCTCGGCGCGTCCACCGTCGTCGTGCACCCGCCCTTCCGCTGGCAGCGGCAGTACGCGCGGGACTTCGTCACCGGAATCTGGCGGATGGCCGACGAGACCGACGTCCGGTTCGCCGTCGAGAACATGTACCCCTGGCGCTACCGCGACCGCGAGATGCTCGCGTACGCGCCCGAGTGGGACGTCACCAAGGACGACTACCGGCACTTCACCGTCGATCTGTCGCACACCGCGACCGCCCGGGCGGACGCGACCGCGATGATCGACCGGATGGGCGACCGGCTCGCGCACGTCCACCTCGCCGACGGAAACGGTTCGGCGAAGGACGAGCACCTGGTCCCGGGCCGGGGTACGCAGCCCTGCGCCGAGCTGCTGGAACGGCTCGCCCACAGCTCCTTCGACGGGCACGTGGTGATCGAGGTCAACACGCGGCGTGCCATGTCCTCCGCCGAGCGCGAGGCCGACCTCGCCGAGGCGCTGGCCTTCACCCGCCTGCACCTGGCCACCTCGTCCGCGACGCGTGACGAGGTCCGGCGCCCGTGA
- a CDS encoding TetR family transcriptional regulator: protein MTEPVKRRRGPGRPRQDEVEEGPGTQERIRLAARSEFAARGYDKTSVRGVAKAAGVDPALVHHYFGSKDDLFAAAIELSMEPAMVVPAILGEGPEGIGERLARYFLGIWENPVTRAPLLAVIRSALTHEAAAAVLRRIVLRRVLERVAADLDVPDPTFRAELAASHMVGIAILRYVVQVEPLASADPDDIVALVAPTLQRYLTEE from the coding sequence GTGACCGAGCCCGTGAAGCGCCGCCGCGGCCCCGGCCGGCCCCGCCAGGACGAGGTCGAGGAAGGCCCCGGCACCCAGGAGCGCATCCGCCTCGCCGCCCGCTCCGAGTTCGCCGCGCGCGGCTACGACAAGACCTCCGTACGGGGCGTGGCCAAGGCCGCCGGCGTGGACCCGGCCCTGGTCCACCACTACTTCGGCAGCAAGGACGACCTCTTCGCCGCCGCCATCGAGCTGAGCATGGAGCCGGCGATGGTGGTCCCGGCGATCCTCGGCGAGGGCCCGGAGGGCATCGGGGAGCGGCTCGCCCGCTACTTCCTGGGGATCTGGGAGAACCCGGTCACCCGGGCGCCGCTGCTGGCCGTGATCCGGTCCGCGCTGACCCACGAGGCGGCGGCCGCGGTCCTGCGCCGCATCGTCCTGCGCCGCGTCCTGGAGCGGGTTGCCGCCGACCTCGACGTCCCCGACCCGACCTTCCGCGCCGAACTCGCCGCCTCCCACATGGTCGGCATCGCGATCCTGCGCTACGTGGTCCAGGTCGAGCCCCTCGCATCCGCCGACCCGGACGACATCGTCGCCCTGGTGGCGCCCACCCTTCAGCGCTACCTGACCGAAGAATGA
- the ilvD gene encoding dihydroxy-acid dehydratase produces the protein MPELRSRTVTHGRNMAGARALMRASGVASEDIGKPIIAVANSFTEFVPGHTHLAPVGRIVSDAIRAAGAIPREFNTIAVDDGIAMGHAGMLYSLPSRDLIADSVEYMVEAHCADALICISNCDKITPGMLMAAMRLNIPVVFVSGGPMEAGQATLVDGTVRKLDLIDAMVDASNENVSDEDVLRIEENACPTCGSCSGMFTANSMNCLAEAIGLALPGNGSVLATHTARKALYEDAGRTVVEITKRHYEQDDFSVLPRSIATREAFENAMALDIAMGGSTNTILHLLAAAQEAGLDYDLTDIDEVSRRVPCLSKVAPNVAPGGTYYMEDIHRAGGIPAILGELHRGGLLNKNVTTVHSDGLEDWLAEWDARSGTASDTAMELWHAAPGCKRSATAFSQSERWETLDLDAEGGCIRSVQHAYSKDGGLAVLRGNIAADGCVVKTAGVDESIWTFEGPAVVCESQDEAVDKILRKEIKAGDVVVIRYEGPRGGPGMQEMLYPTSFLKGRGLGKVCALVTDGRFSGGTSGLSIGHASPEAASGGTIAVVEDGDRIRIDIPNRSIELLVDEATLAARHEALGGVYAPKDRERKVSAALRAYAAMATSADKGAVRDVSRLG, from the coding sequence ATGCCCGAGCTGAGGTCCCGCACCGTCACCCACGGCCGCAACATGGCGGGCGCACGCGCCCTTATGCGTGCGTCGGGCGTAGCGAGCGAGGACATCGGCAAGCCGATCATCGCGGTCGCCAACTCCTTCACCGAGTTCGTCCCCGGCCACACGCACCTGGCCCCGGTCGGCCGGATCGTCTCCGACGCCATCCGCGCGGCGGGCGCGATCCCGCGCGAGTTCAACACCATCGCGGTCGACGACGGCATCGCGATGGGCCACGCCGGCATGCTGTACTCCCTGCCCTCCCGCGACCTCATCGCGGACTCGGTCGAGTACATGGTGGAAGCCCACTGCGCCGACGCCCTGATCTGCATCTCCAACTGCGACAAGATCACCCCCGGCATGCTGATGGCCGCAATGCGCCTCAACATCCCGGTCGTCTTCGTCTCCGGCGGCCCGATGGAGGCCGGCCAGGCCACCCTCGTCGACGGCACCGTGCGCAAGCTCGACCTGATCGACGCCATGGTCGACGCCTCCAACGAGAACGTCTCCGACGAGGACGTCCTGCGCATCGAGGAGAACGCCTGCCCCACGTGCGGCTCGTGTTCGGGCATGTTCACCGCCAACTCGATGAACTGCCTCGCCGAGGCCATCGGCCTCGCCCTCCCCGGCAACGGCTCGGTCCTCGCCACCCACACCGCGCGCAAGGCCCTGTACGAGGACGCCGGCCGCACGGTCGTGGAGATCACCAAGCGCCACTACGAGCAGGACGACTTCTCGGTCCTGCCCCGCTCCATCGCGACCCGCGAGGCCTTCGAGAACGCCATGGCCCTCGACATCGCCATGGGCGGCTCCACGAACACGATCCTCCACCTCCTCGCCGCCGCCCAGGAGGCGGGCCTGGACTACGACCTCACCGACATCGACGAGGTCTCGCGCCGCGTCCCGTGCCTGTCCAAGGTCGCCCCGAACGTGGCGCCCGGCGGCACGTACTACATGGAGGACATCCACCGCGCCGGCGGCATCCCCGCCATCCTCGGCGAGCTGCACCGCGGCGGCCTCCTCAACAAGAACGTCACCACCGTCCACTCCGACGGCCTGGAGGACTGGCTGGCCGAGTGGGACGCCCGCTCCGGCACCGCCTCCGACACGGCGATGGAGCTGTGGCACGCGGCCCCCGGCTGCAAGCGCTCCGCGACCGCCTTCTCCCAGTCCGAGCGCTGGGAGACCCTCGACCTCGACGCCGAGGGCGGCTGCATCCGCTCCGTGCAGCACGCGTACTCCAAGGACGGCGGCCTCGCCGTCCTGCGCGGCAACATCGCGGCCGACGGCTGCGTCGTGAAGACGGCCGGCGTCGACGAGTCGATCTGGACCTTCGAGGGCCCGGCGGTCGTCTGCGAGTCGCAGGACGAGGCCGTCGACAAGATCCTGCGCAAGGAGATCAAGGCGGGCGACGTCGTCGTCATCCGCTACGAGGGCCCGCGCGGCGGCCCCGGCATGCAGGAGATGCTCTACCCGACCTCCTTCCTCAAGGGCCGCGGCCTCGGCAAGGTCTGCGCCCTGGTCACCGACGGCCGCTTCTCCGGCGGCACTTCGGGCCTGTCCATCGGCCACGCCTCCCCGGAGGCGGCATCGGGCGGCACCATCGCGGTCGTGGAGGACGGCGACCGGATCCGCATCGACATCCCGAACCGGTCGATCGAACTGCTCGTCGACGAGGCCACCCTGGCGGCCCGTCACGAGGCCCTCGGCGGCGTCTACGCCCCGAAGGACCGCGAGCGCAAGGTCTCCGCGGCCCTGCGCGCCTACGCGGCGATGGCCACCAGCGCCGACAAGGGCGCCGTCCGCGACGTCAGCCGCCTGGGCTGA
- a CDS encoding serine/threonine-protein kinase, giving the protein MHSLRAERAGFPEYAGQYRLESVLGSGGMGVVHLATSASGLRLAVKVVHAQHAADPEFRARFRQEVAAARRVSGAFTAPVVDADPDAERPWMATLFIDAPTLAEQVREETLGPVGLARLGAGLAEALRDIHRAGVVHRDLKPSNVLMAPDGVRVIDFGISRPADSDLRTETGKLIGTPPFMAPEQFQRPREVGPAADVFAMGAVLVHAATGRGPFDSDSHYLVAYQVVHSEPDLAGVPPSLAPVIARCLAKDPADRPTPDALLGELRAAAYPTGEETQAFIPQPRRPVSAQLPPAADDTTHQRVRAPEAPQAGRRPRRLAVAVALALLLTGGAVGTYARFAAGEDPGGHTAAHPSGSATGSEPPAPWSAPLGDRGPGNTVSACAAAAGALYCSTPGLVAARLNPADGAVAWSVPAPGTGARTAGATAIAPAMGGGLVLAVTPGSGLLQALDPATGVPRWKKDIAQNATVLPAGSKVLAAGADGTVTALDAATGNVSWSKRLGRVGSVWFTGPDQPDGSLDMYVATRADDGKSSQVSAVDPAGGTVRWQLRAPGLLKPVGVAQGGLYLLAGDLQGMTVAVVRIDLATRAVRRTPLSVEQLQAESAVGPDGVVYLIGISGALTAVAGEKEAWRLETAVAAASRPVVDNGRLYLMAADGRLIAVDARAGRLVAQTDPRMGTGQGTYTATVPAPVVADGRVFGSAPDGSVFAVDAANPAGW; this is encoded by the coding sequence GTGCACTCACTGCGCGCGGAACGGGCCGGTTTTCCGGAGTACGCCGGGCAGTACCGGCTGGAATCCGTCCTGGGTTCCGGTGGCATGGGGGTGGTGCATCTGGCCACCTCCGCATCCGGGCTGCGGCTCGCGGTCAAGGTCGTACACGCCCAGCACGCGGCGGATCCGGAGTTCCGGGCCAGGTTCCGGCAGGAGGTCGCAGCCGCCCGGCGGGTGAGCGGGGCCTTCACCGCACCCGTCGTGGACGCGGACCCCGATGCCGAGCGGCCCTGGATGGCCACCCTGTTCATCGACGCCCCCACGCTCGCCGAGCAGGTACGGGAAGAGACCCTCGGCCCCGTGGGGCTGGCCCGGCTCGGCGCCGGGCTTGCGGAGGCCCTGCGGGACATCCACCGGGCCGGTGTCGTGCACCGGGACCTGAAGCCCAGCAACGTCCTGATGGCGCCGGACGGGGTACGGGTCATCGACTTCGGGATCTCCCGGCCCGCCGACAGCGATCTGCGGACCGAGACCGGGAAGCTGATCGGCACACCCCCGTTCATGGCGCCCGAGCAGTTCCAGCGGCCGCGGGAGGTCGGACCGGCGGCGGACGTGTTCGCGATGGGCGCCGTACTCGTCCACGCGGCGACCGGGCGGGGACCGTTCGACTCCGACAGCCACTACCTCGTCGCGTACCAGGTGGTGCACAGCGAGCCCGATCTGGCCGGGGTGCCGCCCTCCCTCGCGCCCGTCATCGCGCGCTGCCTCGCCAAGGACCCCGCCGACCGACCCACCCCCGACGCCCTGCTGGGCGAGCTGCGGGCCGCCGCGTACCCGACGGGCGAGGAGACCCAGGCCTTCATCCCGCAGCCCCGGCGGCCGGTCTCGGCGCAGCTCCCGCCCGCCGCCGATGACACCACGCACCAGCGGGTACGGGCCCCCGAAGCCCCGCAGGCGGGGCGGCGGCCACGGCGGCTCGCCGTGGCGGTGGCTCTCGCGCTGCTGCTGACGGGCGGAGCCGTCGGGACGTACGCGCGGTTCGCGGCCGGCGAAGACCCCGGCGGGCACACGGCAGCGCACCCGTCTGGCTCGGCCACGGGATCGGAACCGCCGGCCCCTTGGTCGGCCCCGCTCGGGGACCGCGGTCCCGGAAACACGGTGTCCGCGTGTGCCGCGGCAGCCGGAGCCCTGTACTGCTCGACCCCCGGCCTCGTCGCGGCCCGGCTGAACCCGGCCGACGGCGCCGTCGCCTGGTCGGTCCCCGCACCGGGCACGGGCGCACGTACGGCGGGCGCCACTGCCATCGCTCCCGCCATGGGCGGCGGACTCGTCCTCGCCGTGACCCCCGGCAGCGGGCTGCTCCAGGCGCTGGATCCGGCAACGGGCGTACCGCGGTGGAAGAAGGACATCGCGCAGAACGCGACCGTGCTGCCCGCCGGTTCGAAGGTGCTGGCCGCCGGGGCGGACGGGACCGTCACGGCGCTCGACGCGGCCACCGGCAACGTGAGCTGGAGCAAGCGCCTGGGCCGGGTGGGGTCCGTCTGGTTCACGGGTCCCGACCAGCCGGACGGCAGCCTCGACATGTACGTGGCGACGCGCGCCGACGACGGAAAGTCCTCGCAGGTCTCGGCGGTCGATCCGGCCGGCGGCACGGTGCGCTGGCAGCTGCGCGCACCGGGGCTGCTCAAGCCGGTCGGGGTCGCACAGGGCGGTCTGTACCTCCTGGCCGGCGACCTTCAGGGAATGACCGTCGCGGTCGTGCGCATCGATCTCGCCACGCGGGCGGTCCGGCGCACCCCGTTGTCGGTGGAGCAGTTGCAGGCCGAGTCGGCCGTCGGACCGGACGGGGTCGTGTACTTGATCGGCATCTCGGGTGCGCTGACGGCGGTCGCCGGCGAGAAGGAGGCGTGGCGGCTGGAGACGGCGGTGGCCGCGGCCTCCCGGCCGGTCGTCGACAACGGGCGGCTGTACCTGATGGCGGCCGACGGCCGGCTGATCGCGGTCGATGCCCGAGCCGGACGGCTGGTCGCGCAGACGGACCCCCGGATGGGTACGGGCCAGGGCACCTACACGGCCACCGTCCCCGCGCCCGTCGTCGCGGACGGGCGGGTGTTCGGGAGTGCGCCCGACGGGTCCGTGTTCGCCGTGGACGCGGCGAACCCCGCCGGCTGGTGA
- a CDS encoding peptidase, which yields MSVENEANQVQTLAEGSGYKSYPVAPGTQLNVRSGPGTGYPVVSVLPLGAWVTIRCQCAGTTVSGPYGTTNLWDCVGNGQFVSDAYVKTGSDGYVAAHCG from the coding sequence ATGTCGGTTGAGAATGAAGCGAACCAGGTCCAGACCCTTGCCGAAGGATCCGGCTACAAGTCCTACCCGGTGGCGCCGGGTACCCAGCTCAATGTGCGCAGCGGCCCGGGCACCGGATATCCCGTCGTCAGCGTCCTGCCGCTGGGAGCCTGGGTGACGATCCGCTGCCAGTGCGCGGGCACCACCGTCTCGGGCCCGTACGGCACCACGAACCTCTGGGACTGCGTCGGCAACGGCCAGTTCGTCTCCGACGCCTACGTGAAGACGGGCAGCGACGGCTACGTCGCCGCACACTGCGGCTAG